A single Crateriforma conspicua DNA region contains:
- a CDS encoding general secretion pathway protein GspK produces the protein MIVILISLAAYNFTLSMESEHLATRNGGDRLACRQAAFSVVEVLASIMERPRSQRLADTLPINQPIDLWPDDTDAADKSDWKLQAVVYQGPNASGSEPSQRLLTESAKLNLRSSGPGGSPSPDSLQQSLLRLPGMTAETAADILQSLGRPTRNSGKPVDDGPAIVELLPQHTSDLSSDSDNPSDAWRTWVTMCSAERNETFEGLPRININADSLTQLHQQLSKRVPLPVANFIVLARQHGINKTSSANTPLDSVNVDLNRRSIYRFESLTELFDSSVSVSESNRKRQTVASPIDRVNGAAGLDVARLLDQLTLTSARRLVGRVDVATAPVEVLAVVPGLDTTSAGAIVNARSSDSNGWVHPIAALASSGLSATVVDTALPYLTVGGDVVKVTVVGRLGQHGPTYRCRVLVDASWGKTRWSVLSVR, from the coding sequence GTGATTGTAATTTTGATCAGCTTGGCGGCTTACAACTTCACCTTGTCGATGGAGTCCGAGCATCTGGCGACTCGAAACGGTGGTGACCGTTTGGCTTGTCGCCAAGCCGCGTTTTCCGTCGTCGAAGTCTTGGCGTCCATCATGGAACGCCCACGTAGCCAAAGACTGGCTGACACCTTACCGATCAACCAACCAATTGATCTTTGGCCCGACGATACCGATGCCGCCGACAAATCGGATTGGAAGCTTCAGGCTGTGGTGTATCAGGGACCAAACGCCAGCGGATCCGAACCTTCACAACGGTTGTTGACCGAATCGGCCAAGTTGAACTTGCGATCTTCAGGACCAGGTGGATCACCAAGCCCAGATTCTTTACAGCAAAGTCTGCTTCGACTTCCTGGGATGACGGCGGAAACGGCGGCGGACATTCTGCAAAGTCTTGGACGACCGACCCGGAATTCTGGCAAGCCCGTGGACGATGGACCCGCGATCGTTGAATTGCTGCCGCAGCATACGTCCGATTTGTCATCCGATTCCGATAACCCGAGCGATGCTTGGCGAACCTGGGTGACGATGTGCAGCGCCGAAAGAAACGAGACTTTTGAAGGATTGCCACGCATCAACATCAATGCGGACTCGCTGACACAGTTGCATCAACAACTTAGCAAGCGGGTGCCTTTGCCGGTGGCAAACTTTATTGTGCTGGCGCGACAACATGGCATCAATAAAACATCGTCCGCCAATACACCACTTGATTCGGTCAACGTGGATCTGAACCGCCGCTCGATCTATCGATTTGAAAGTCTGACCGAACTCTTTGATAGCTCGGTGTCCGTTTCGGAGTCGAATCGGAAGCGGCAAACCGTGGCGAGTCCGATCGATCGCGTCAACGGTGCAGCAGGGTTGGATGTGGCGCGGTTGCTGGATCAATTGACGCTGACATCCGCACGTCGCTTGGTCGGTCGTGTCGATGTCGCCACGGCACCAGTGGAGGTGCTTGCCGTGGTGCCTGGGTTGGATACGACATCGGCCGGCGCAATCGTCAACGCTCGGTCGTCCGATTCCAATGGCTGGGTGCATCCGATCGCCGCGCTGGCGTCAAGTGGTCTGTCCGCGACGGTTGTCGACACGGCATTGCCCTATCTGACGGTGGGCGGCGACGTCGTGAAAGTGACCGTGGTCGGACGATTGGGACAGCACGGTCCAACGTATCGGTGTCGTGTCCTGGTGGACGCATCGTGGGGAAAAACGCGTTGGAGCGTCTTGTCGGTTCGGTGA
- a CDS encoding prepilin-type N-terminal cleavage/methylation domain-containing protein has product MKPSIAPDRHPLKPGGIVAAKCGFTLLETVIAMTLVSVLMLLVWSIFGIYTKLENKGVNAANRVSLIRSFHRQMRDDLVRLLPCDVDRSLPTANLQDGGFADDGIHNGYFSGDRQRICFAIVQRRSDAAGHVVRLVTYRPATAADLPGHDELLVSDDGGDVRGDEAMEIDAMEADTGLLEASSGRIQRLGIVRVVESWDSFLDSAELFEAIEGVDSGRRQLALDADDFMTIGPADLTDDSVEQEAERDRQLDMVPEIADCQFQFFDGQVWRSRWESSVRNGYPRALAVTVDVIESQDPETPDDGDVASDEVVIGPDDEWSNDQDVFASDSADPLVASQDVSVETEAEEGIVAALGDQPVRWVIALSQAATKTVDDSQQSVHPDANEWGDLP; this is encoded by the coding sequence ATGAAACCGTCCATCGCACCGGATCGTCATCCATTGAAGCCTGGGGGCATTGTCGCGGCGAAGTGTGGGTTTACGTTGTTGGAAACCGTAATCGCCATGACCCTGGTTTCAGTTCTGATGCTGTTGGTGTGGTCGATTTTTGGAATCTATACCAAGCTGGAAAACAAAGGTGTTAATGCTGCGAACCGAGTGTCTTTGATCCGATCTTTTCATCGCCAGATGCGTGATGACCTGGTCCGGTTGCTGCCGTGTGACGTCGACCGTTCCTTGCCCACGGCAAATCTTCAAGACGGTGGCTTTGCAGATGACGGCATTCACAACGGATATTTTTCGGGGGACCGACAACGGATTTGCTTTGCAATTGTTCAGCGACGTTCCGATGCTGCGGGTCATGTCGTTCGCTTGGTAACGTATCGCCCCGCAACGGCTGCCGATTTGCCCGGCCATGACGAATTGCTAGTGTCAGACGACGGTGGCGATGTCCGTGGGGACGAAGCGATGGAAATCGACGCCATGGAGGCCGATACAGGACTGTTGGAAGCATCGTCGGGTCGAATCCAACGACTGGGGATCGTGCGTGTTGTCGAATCTTGGGACAGCTTTCTTGATTCGGCGGAATTGTTCGAAGCAATCGAAGGCGTGGATTCCGGCCGCCGGCAATTGGCTTTGGACGCAGACGATTTTATGACCATCGGCCCGGCCGACTTGACGGACGATTCGGTTGAACAAGAAGCCGAACGTGATCGACAGCTGGATATGGTCCCTGAGATCGCTGATTGTCAGTTCCAGTTTTTTGACGGGCAGGTCTGGCGAAGTCGGTGGGAATCGTCCGTTCGCAATGGATATCCACGTGCGTTGGCGGTGACCGTCGATGTGATTGAATCGCAGGATCCGGAAACGCCGGACGATGGAGATGTCGCATCGGATGAAGTCGTGATCGGACCCGATGACGAATGGTCCAATGACCAAGACGTCTTTGCATCGGATTCGGCGGATCCTTTGGTTGCGTCGCAGGACGTTTCTGTCGAGACCGAAGCCGAAGAGGGCATCGTCGCGGCTTTGGGAGATCAGCCCGTTCGCTGGGTCATTGCTCTCAGCCAAGCGGCAACGAAAACCGTCGACGATTCTCAGCAGTCAGTGCATCCCGATGCGAACGAATGGGGGGACCTGCCGTGA
- a CDS encoding secretin N-terminal domain-containing protein, whose protein sequence is MLRGTFASALLILMVSSAFAQSSFVAHPCRHQPAQKLAEVLRPLLPPQSDAQVVVDSESNRLLISGSEDVQRIVQEFMRRADLPSSQMTVNSTMTMSPKSTAQIQPIAKNRSPQEASQSVFVAIERGRLESVQQGLMQIFGSQMRPSQVDDGVSWLLQTRNPQRSITLQFDLVRSGVKISSSPGLVQQAGRLVQKLAESPELDRRTQVFRIRRENHSSLRETVDAIRSDVNRSPVTPASGDQSRWMMPAGVWGTIRQVAFQNAQSTPQGNDPQASGQSNTDEADDVLRQFEGVEIESLPDLDVIILRGRDPDLQQLAEVISQLERISQETQPEIKIIPLTHASSESVASVILQTSQDLTSGRQGRVSVTPLVKPNALLLIGWGDAVNAIMELTRQLDTPVSADSQSAVFRIQHATAQTVGSTIETFLSGRGTMGPDVNIAVDQRTNSLIVYASPRDLQEVAKLVKDLDQPGGDSVLHTRVFPITNALAADIATLLQEAINEQSSNLALEVQDDGGKRLIQSGSLEQVSITPNVRNNTLIIASPIENFPLLEALIRQLDMPSSEVQLKIFQIVNGDAASMIQTLRSLLPSQVGTNSVPQLSSAEGESSLAPLRFSVDLRSNSIIATGSEGDLRIVEALLLRLDQATTQQRKSTVIQLKNAPAVDVAASINQYLMEQRQIENAVPGERNPFQEIEHEVIVVPEPIANKLILAATPRYYDEIKALIDKLDEQPPQVLIQVLIAEVALNNINEFGVELGVQSDVLFDRSLLGDLLTTTNSNQFSTPGGVTTVTEEIIQAATNVPGFLFNDTSPLGNSGSAKSLQSSGVVGGQGISNFAVGRESSEAGFGGLVLSASSSNVSVLLRALAETRQVRVLSRPQIRTLDNQPAFIQVGQRVPRIIGSTVNQNGQSNSITLENVGLILGVTPRVSPDDMVVMEIDAERSKLGEEADGVPVAVGAEGTVIRSPPIDTITAQATVSAANGETIILGGLISEDKQSIRRRVPYLSDIPVLKHLFKFDSDRWFRSELLVILTPHVIRSSDDNERLKQAEFARMSWCECDVYRVHGDIHMSGLQYSDVLDSAQPPTVYPDLNPSGSLEDAIISESVISDSAISGTAIPESGSQFQDAVLQTPDLQPVNVAPMDPDTFRLDPADAGELPEPNYEVLP, encoded by the coding sequence ATGCTCCGTGGAACATTTGCGTCGGCACTGCTGATCTTGATGGTCAGTTCTGCCTTCGCCCAATCATCATTCGTCGCTCATCCCTGCCGCCATCAACCGGCGCAGAAACTGGCGGAAGTATTGCGCCCCTTGCTGCCGCCCCAGTCGGATGCACAAGTGGTTGTGGATTCGGAATCCAACCGGTTGCTGATCAGTGGATCGGAGGATGTCCAGCGAATCGTCCAGGAATTCATGCGCCGCGCGGATTTGCCGTCGTCGCAAATGACGGTGAATTCGACGATGACCATGTCCCCAAAATCTACGGCTCAGATCCAACCGATCGCAAAGAATCGTTCGCCGCAGGAAGCGTCGCAAAGCGTGTTCGTTGCGATCGAAAGGGGCCGCTTGGAGTCGGTACAACAGGGATTGATGCAGATCTTTGGATCGCAGATGCGTCCGTCACAAGTCGACGATGGCGTGTCTTGGCTGCTGCAAACTCGCAACCCCCAACGATCGATCACGCTGCAGTTCGACTTGGTCCGCAGCGGAGTCAAGATTTCGTCATCACCCGGGTTGGTGCAACAAGCCGGACGTCTGGTTCAAAAGCTTGCGGAATCACCCGAACTGGATCGTCGAACTCAGGTCTTTCGCATTCGACGTGAAAACCATTCCAGTTTGCGTGAAACGGTCGATGCCATTCGGAGCGATGTCAATCGATCGCCTGTCACACCGGCCTCGGGCGATCAGAGTCGGTGGATGATGCCGGCGGGCGTGTGGGGAACGATTCGCCAAGTCGCATTCCAGAATGCACAATCGACACCTCAAGGCAACGACCCGCAAGCGTCGGGGCAGTCAAACACCGACGAAGCCGATGATGTGTTGCGTCAATTCGAGGGTGTCGAAATCGAATCATTGCCCGACTTGGACGTGATTATCTTGCGAGGCCGCGATCCCGACCTACAGCAATTGGCGGAAGTCATTTCACAGCTGGAAAGGATCAGCCAAGAAACGCAGCCGGAAATCAAGATCATCCCGCTGACACATGCGTCCAGCGAGTCAGTGGCATCGGTGATTTTGCAGACAAGCCAAGACTTGACCAGCGGTCGGCAAGGCCGTGTATCGGTCACGCCGTTGGTGAAGCCCAACGCGTTGCTGTTGATCGGTTGGGGCGACGCGGTCAATGCAATCATGGAGTTGACGCGTCAGTTAGACACGCCCGTTTCGGCCGATTCGCAGTCGGCAGTTTTTCGTATCCAGCACGCTACGGCGCAAACCGTCGGATCGACGATCGAAACGTTCTTGTCCGGACGCGGCACGATGGGACCGGACGTCAACATCGCCGTCGACCAACGGACCAATTCGCTGATCGTGTACGCGTCGCCACGTGATCTGCAGGAGGTTGCCAAGTTGGTCAAAGATTTGGATCAACCTGGCGGTGACAGCGTGCTGCACACACGCGTGTTTCCAATCACCAATGCGTTGGCTGCCGACATCGCGACGTTATTGCAAGAAGCAATCAACGAACAATCCAGCAACCTGGCATTGGAGGTTCAGGACGATGGTGGCAAGCGGTTGATCCAATCGGGATCATTGGAACAGGTCAGCATCACACCGAACGTTCGAAACAACACGCTGATCATAGCGTCCCCGATCGAGAACTTTCCGCTGTTGGAAGCCCTCATTCGCCAACTGGACATGCCATCGAGTGAAGTGCAACTGAAGATTTTTCAAATCGTCAATGGCGATGCGGCCAGCATGATTCAAACATTGCGGTCGTTGTTGCCGTCGCAAGTCGGCACGAATTCGGTGCCCCAGTTGTCCAGTGCCGAAGGTGAATCATCATTGGCACCGCTGCGGTTTTCGGTGGATTTGCGCAGCAACAGCATCATTGCCACGGGCAGCGAAGGCGACCTGCGAATCGTCGAAGCTTTGCTGTTGCGGCTGGATCAAGCCACCACGCAGCAACGCAAAAGCACGGTGATTCAATTAAAGAATGCACCGGCCGTCGATGTGGCCGCATCGATCAATCAATACTTGATGGAGCAACGCCAAATCGAAAATGCGGTTCCGGGCGAACGCAATCCCTTTCAAGAGATTGAACACGAAGTGATCGTTGTCCCCGAGCCGATCGCCAACAAATTGATTCTGGCAGCGACACCACGCTATTACGACGAAATCAAAGCGTTGATTGACAAGCTGGATGAACAGCCGCCACAAGTGTTGATTCAAGTTTTGATCGCCGAAGTCGCCTTGAACAATATCAATGAATTTGGCGTCGAACTAGGCGTGCAAAGTGACGTCTTGTTTGACCGCAGCCTGTTGGGTGATCTGCTGACGACGACCAATTCGAACCAGTTTTCGACCCCCGGTGGTGTGACCACCGTGACCGAGGAAATTATCCAGGCGGCGACCAACGTGCCTGGTTTTCTGTTCAATGACACCAGCCCGCTTGGCAACAGCGGCAGTGCCAAGTCGCTGCAATCGTCCGGTGTGGTCGGCGGACAAGGGATCTCCAACTTTGCGGTCGGGCGTGAAAGCTCCGAAGCCGGTTTTGGCGGGCTGGTTTTATCGGCCAGCAGCAGCAACGTCAGCGTGTTGCTGCGGGCGTTGGCGGAAACACGACAAGTTCGCGTGCTCAGTCGTCCGCAAATCCGAACGTTGGACAATCAACCCGCGTTCATCCAAGTCGGCCAACGCGTTCCGCGGATCATCGGATCGACGGTGAACCAAAACGGGCAATCCAATTCGATCACTTTGGAAAACGTTGGTTTGATTCTGGGGGTGACACCTCGGGTCAGTCCTGACGACATGGTCGTCATGGAAATTGACGCCGAACGGTCCAAGTTGGGCGAAGAAGCCGATGGTGTCCCTGTGGCCGTTGGTGCCGAAGGCACGGTGATTCGTTCGCCACCGATCGACACCATCACGGCGCAAGCAACCGTCAGTGCGGCCAATGGCGAAACGATCATCCTGGGCGGGCTGATATCCGAGGACAAACAATCGATTCGCCGCCGAGTGCCCTACCTGAGCGACATCCCTGTTTTGAAGCATCTGTTCAAGTTTGATTCGGATCGCTGGTTTCGCTCGGAATTGTTGGTGATCTTGACACCCCATGTGATTCGTTCCTCCGACGACAACGAACGTCTGAAGCAAGCGGAATTCGCACGAATGAGCTGGTGCGAATGTGACGTGTACCGTGTGCATGGGGACATCCACATGTCGGGATTGCAATACAGCGATGTGTTGGATTCCGCACAGCCGCCGACGGTGTATCCCGACCTGAATCCGTCCGGATCACTGGAGGATGCGATCATTTCGGAATCCGTGATTTCTGATTCCGCAATCTCCGGAACAGCTATTCCTGAATCCGGCAGCCAATTTCAGGATGCCGTCTTACAAACGCCCGACCTTCAGCCGGTCAACGTCGCGCCGATGGACCCGGATACCTTTCGATTGGACCCGGCCGATGCTGGCGAGTTGCCCGAGCCGAATTACGAGGTGCTGCCATGA
- a CDS encoding BON domain-containing protein, with protein sequence MYLPKLNVVLEPVASVSDQRLAPLRPLETRLQQTVRLASSSPIEVSVQGRTATLRGLVASESEKSMAETLVLFEPGISTVTNQLRVTATSSGIPIDPSR encoded by the coding sequence ATGTACTTGCCAAAGCTGAATGTCGTCTTAGAACCGGTGGCTTCGGTCAGCGACCAGCGACTGGCACCGCTTCGGCCCCTTGAGACTCGGCTTCAACAGACCGTGCGCCTAGCTTCGTCATCACCGATCGAGGTGTCGGTTCAAGGCCGGACTGCCACGTTGCGCGGATTGGTTGCTTCCGAATCTGAAAAGTCGATGGCGGAAACACTGGTGCTTTTCGAGCCGGGTATTTCGACGGTGACGAATCAATTGCGGGTGACGGCGACGTCGTCAGGGATTCCCATTGATCCGTCGCGTTGA